A genomic window from Streptomyces sp. NBC_00234 includes:
- a CDS encoding MFS transporter → MTTDSTNTVFGREQVRRARIAVAAVFTVHGAVTGSFATRVPWIQDHASVSAGQLGLALAFPAIGASLSMPLAGRISHRFGARTALRGLLVLWTLALVLPALAPNLVTLCAALFVYGATAGMSDVAMNALGVEVENRLDKSIMSGLHGMWSVGALIGSAAGTVAAHLGTDARLHHTLAALVLTALGLIACQGVLDLRSEADEEPPPRFTLPPKSALVIGAVGFCAVFAEGASLDWSAVYLKDIMGSSAGLAAASTTAFALTMAVARIAGDKVVDRFGAVRTVRAGGVLATAGGLLVVLAPDAALAMCGFGLLGLGVAVVVPLAFAAAGRSGPNPSQAIAGVATITYTSGLIAPSAIGSLAEATSLVVSFGLVTALAFGLVLGAGVLRGADRTPTGGGVPGPSPAKAGTPT, encoded by the coding sequence ATGACGACGGATTCCACCAACACGGTCTTCGGCAGGGAACAGGTGAGGCGGGCCAGGATCGCGGTCGCCGCGGTCTTCACCGTGCACGGAGCGGTGACCGGCAGCTTCGCCACCCGCGTGCCCTGGATCCAGGACCACGCCTCGGTGAGCGCGGGTCAGCTCGGCCTCGCTCTCGCCTTCCCCGCCATCGGCGCTTCGCTCTCGATGCCCCTGGCGGGCCGGATCAGCCACCGCTTCGGCGCCAGGACCGCGCTGCGCGGACTACTGGTGCTCTGGACGCTGGCGCTGGTCCTGCCGGCGCTGGCCCCGAACCTCGTGACGCTCTGCGCGGCGCTCTTCGTGTACGGAGCGACGGCCGGAATGTCGGACGTGGCGATGAACGCGCTCGGCGTCGAGGTGGAGAACCGGCTCGACAAGTCGATCATGTCCGGGCTGCACGGGATGTGGAGCGTCGGCGCCCTGATCGGTTCGGCGGCCGGCACCGTCGCCGCCCACCTCGGCACGGACGCCAGGCTGCACCACACCCTCGCGGCCCTGGTGCTCACGGCGCTCGGGCTGATCGCCTGCCAGGGAGTGCTGGACCTGCGCAGCGAGGCGGACGAGGAGCCGCCGCCGCGCTTCACCCTGCCGCCGAAGTCGGCGTTGGTCATCGGCGCGGTGGGCTTCTGCGCGGTGTTCGCCGAGGGCGCCAGCCTGGATTGGTCGGCGGTCTACCTCAAGGACATCATGGGCAGTTCCGCGGGTCTGGCCGCCGCGTCCACGACGGCGTTCGCGCTGACGATGGCCGTGGCCAGGATCGCCGGCGACAAGGTCGTGGACCGGTTCGGCGCGGTCAGGACCGTCCGGGCCGGCGGTGTGCTGGCCACGGCGGGCGGACTGCTCGTGGTCCTGGCGCCCGACGCCGCCCTGGCGATGTGCGGCTTCGGACTGCTCGGTCTCGGTGTCGCCGTCGTCGTCCCGCTGGCGTTCGCCGCGGCGGGGCGCAGCGGCCCCAACCCGAGTCAGGCCATCGCGGGCGTCGCGACGATCACGTACACCTCCGGGCTCATCGCCCCCTCCGCGATCGGCTCGCTGGCCGAGGCGACCTCGCTCGTCGTGTCGTTCGGTCTGGTGACGGCGCTGGCCTTCGGCCTGGTGCTGGGCGCGGGCGTGCTGCGCGGAGCCGATCGCACGCCCACGGGCGGCGGCGTCCCCGGCCCGTCGCCTGCGAAGGCCGGGACCCCGACCTGA
- a CDS encoding uracil-xanthine permease family protein produces MAGFGWKLHGDGKSLAPGEVVRPDERLTWGRTTGLGAQHVVSMIGACFVAPILMGLDANLAVMASGVATILFLLITRGRIPSYLGSSLSFIGVAAVIKTQGGDAATLTGALLVVGAVLFLCGAVVRALGARIIHAVLPPVVTGAVVMLIGFNLAPVTAGTYWPQDQWTALLTMLFTGFALVVLRGFWSRIAIFLGLAFGYLISWVFDRVFGKIHSPAGGTESVDHWRLDLSGVARADWVGFPTFHAPSFSLSAVLVALPVVIALIAENAGHVKAVGEMTGDPLDDKLGTAIMADGAATVLSTSVGGPATTTYAENIGVMAATRVYSTAAYWCAAGFAILFGLCPKFGAVVAAIPGGVLGGITVILYGMIGLLGAQIWVRSRVDLSNPLHLVPVAAGLIIGIGNVSLTLTENFQLSGIALGTLIVVVGYHALRALAPAHMKDEPPLAESSNPGYDRGLDQS; encoded by the coding sequence ATGGCGGGCTTCGGCTGGAAGCTTCACGGCGACGGCAAGAGCCTCGCACCGGGCGAAGTCGTAAGACCGGATGAGCGGCTCACCTGGGGGCGCACCACCGGCCTCGGTGCGCAGCATGTGGTCTCCATGATCGGAGCCTGCTTCGTCGCCCCCATCTTGATGGGGCTGGACGCCAACCTCGCTGTCATGGCATCCGGCGTGGCCACCATCCTCTTCCTGCTCATCACCCGTGGCCGTATCCCCAGCTATCTCGGCAGCAGCCTGTCCTTCATCGGCGTGGCTGCCGTCATCAAGACTCAGGGCGGCGACGCGGCAACCCTCACCGGCGCACTGCTGGTCGTCGGCGCGGTCCTCTTCCTGTGCGGGGCGGTTGTTCGCGCCCTGGGCGCCCGCATCATCCACGCCGTTCTCCCGCCGGTGGTCACCGGCGCGGTGGTCATGCTCATCGGGTTCAACCTGGCTCCCGTCACCGCCGGCACCTACTGGCCCCAGGATCAGTGGACCGCGCTGCTCACCATGCTCTTCACGGGCTTCGCCCTCGTCGTACTGCGCGGCTTCTGGTCCCGTATCGCGATCTTCCTCGGCCTGGCCTTCGGCTACCTGATCTCTTGGGTCTTCGACCGCGTCTTCGGCAAGATCCACTCCCCCGCCGGAGGTACGGAATCGGTCGACCACTGGCGCCTCGACCTCTCAGGGGTGGCCAGGGCCGACTGGGTCGGCTTTCCCACCTTCCATGCCCCGAGCTTCTCCCTCTCCGCCGTTCTGGTCGCCCTGCCCGTCGTCATCGCGCTCATCGCCGAGAATGCCGGACACGTCAAGGCCGTCGGCGAGATGACCGGCGATCCGTTGGATGACAAGCTCGGCACGGCGATCATGGCGGACGGTGCGGCCACCGTGCTGTCGACGTCGGTCGGCGGTCCCGCCACGACCACGTACGCCGAGAACATCGGCGTCATGGCCGCCACCCGCGTCTACTCGACCGCCGCCTACTGGTGCGCCGCCGGCTTCGCGATCCTGTTCGGGCTCTGCCCCAAGTTCGGTGCCGTCGTGGCCGCCATTCCCGGCGGGGTCCTCGGCGGGATCACCGTCATCCTCTACGGCATGATCGGCCTGCTGGGCGCCCAGATCTGGGTTCGCTCCCGCGTCGACCTGTCCAACCCGCTCCACCTCGTACCCGTGGCCGCGGGACTCATCATCGGAATCGGCAACGTCAGCCTGACGCTCACCGAGAACTTCCAGCTCAGCGGCATCGCGTTGGGGACGTTGATCGTTGTCGTCGGCTACCACGCCCTTCGAGCCCTGGCACCAGCCCATATGAAGGACGAGCCACCGCTCGCCGAATCGAGCAATCCGGGGTACGACCGAGGTCTTGACCAATCTTGA